Below is a genomic region from Pedobacter cryoconitis.
TGTTTTGCGACAGCTAAATTCATCCTGTTACCTTTACCGCCTGCAACAATTATAGCATAATATTTCATCTGTTTAATTTAATAAAATCCGGTGTTTGTCTGTTATTAAAGCCTTTTAGTTTCTGCTTAATCATAAGCGATTCCTAAATTTATAAATTTTTAGCAGTTTCCAGGGCAAAAAAAATAGGAGAGACCAAAAGATCCTCCTATTTAATATAATGGTTTGTTTAAGCAATTAGATGATTAACATCGCATCACCGTAACTGTAGAAACGATATTTTTCTTTCAATGCAACTTCATAAGCATGTCTAACGTAGTCATAACCTCCAAATGCACTTACCATCATCAATAACGTAGATTCAGGTGTGTGGAAGTTAGTGATCATTGAATTTGCAATACTGAAGTCATACGGAGGGAAAATGAACTTACTTGTCCAGTCATTTGCTGGTTTAAGCATTCTTCCTGAAGAAACAGCTGATTCAATTGCACGCATAGAAGTAGTACCTACAGCGCAGATACGTCTTTTTTCGTTCAATGCTTTGTTAACGATATTAGCTTGTGATTCTTCAATAATGAATTGCTCAGAATCCATTTTGTGTTTAGTTAAATCTTCTACTTCAACAGATCTGAAAGTACCTAATCCTACGTGAAGGGTTACTTCTGCAAAATTAATCCCTTTCAATTCCAGACGTTTCATTAACTCACGGCTAAAGTGCATACCAGCAGTAGGAGCGGCAACAGCACCTTCATGTTTAGCGAAGATAGTCTGGTAACGTTCTTTATCCTGTGCAGTAGCTTTACGTTTAATATATTTTGGAAGTGGAGTTTCTCCAAGGATCTCAATGTTTTTTCTGAATTCTTCATCAGTACCGTCGAATAAGAAACGGATAGTACGTCCACGTGATGTTGTATTGTCAACAACTTCTGCTACCAGCAAATCGTCATCACCAAAATAAAGTTTGTTTCCTACGCGGATTTTACGTGCCGGATCTACTAAAACATCCCATAAACGTAATTCTTTATTCAGTTCACGTAGTAAAAATACTTCAATTGTAGCACCTGTTTTCTCTTTATTACCGTATAAACGTGCAGGAAAAACTTTGGTGTTATTCAAAATCATGACATCCTGATCATCAAAATAGTCTAAAACATCTTTAAATATTTTATGTTCAATTTTACCGGTTTCTTTATGCAAAACCATTAAACGGGCTTCGTCCCTATGTTCTGAAGGATTATTGGCAACTAATGATTCAGGTAGATTAAACTTAAATTGAGATAACTTCATGTTTTTTATAAAATAATTAAGGCCGCAAATTTAAGAAATTTAATGCTCATTTGTATATAAATATTTATTCTGATAAATTTATGTTTATTTTCATCGGAATTGTCATTGTTTTTTAACGTTGGTGGCTTGGAAAGATTGTGTCTGGGCCTTAAACATCTTTTAAAGATTTTCTGATAATAA
It encodes:
- the queA gene encoding tRNA preQ1(34) S-adenosylmethionine ribosyltransferase-isomerase QueA, whose amino-acid sequence is MKLSQFKFNLPESLVANNPSEHRDEARLMVLHKETGKIEHKIFKDVLDYFDDQDVMILNNTKVFPARLYGNKEKTGATIEVFLLRELNKELRLWDVLVDPARKIRVGNKLYFGDDDLLVAEVVDNTTSRGRTIRFLFDGTDEEFRKNIEILGETPLPKYIKRKATAQDKERYQTIFAKHEGAVAAPTAGMHFSRELMKRLELKGINFAEVTLHVGLGTFRSVEVEDLTKHKMDSEQFIIEESQANIVNKALNEKRRICAVGTTSMRAIESAVSSGRMLKPANDWTSKFIFPPYDFSIANSMITNFHTPESTLLMMVSAFGGYDYVRHAYEVALKEKYRFYSYGDAMLII